In Quercus lobata isolate SW786 chromosome 12, ValleyOak3.0 Primary Assembly, whole genome shotgun sequence, a genomic segment contains:
- the LOC115971264 gene encoding protein phosphatase 2C 29 isoform X1, producing MGNGVSSLFSCFKARNQADQTDNPNPEVVFAASEPLDETLGHSFCYVRSSARFLSPTHSDRFLSPSSSLRFSPSHTNDAVPASCKTRPGLHEPPPAAAASTATATTTFRAISGASVSANSSTPRTVLQLDNIYDDATDAVLTTGVTSGGGVRGSIVNGFESTSSFCALPLQPVPRGGGMDPVMERERGGFFLSGPIERGALSGPLDSSSATAADSGGVPFSAPLGGMYVRRKKKKGISGIRKALSWEKKRPWVVPVLNFVGRKEGGSGNANADDSEARNESDNVQWALGKAGEDRVHVVVSEEQGWLFVGIYDGFNGPDAPEFLMGNLYRAVYNQLQGLFWEIDQQQQQQEPELPSDDINISVINNDDDAYSNNINNENNNPVNVALESEENSGNRNAFVSNLESDPISGDRGTVAVPKKVTFQSEEGIEVRRRRLWEFLAEDDAEDGLDLSGSDRFAFSVDDALRVSNAGSAVSRRWLLLSKLKQGLSKHKEGHGGRLFPWSFRLEEKEKVEVENRVEEKSSRSGRKRKEGPVDHELVLKALSQALELTELAYLDMTDKVIDTNPELALMGSCLLVVLMRDEDVYVMNVGDSRAIVAQYEPQEVGSSMIGSSIEGIAEESSAVGEKAIKAPNEALAQAQAMRLVALQLSTDHSTSIEEEVIRIKNEHPDDKHCIVNDRVKGRLKVTRAFGAGSLKQPRWNDALLEMFRNEYIGTAPYISCLPSLRHHRLCPRDQFLVLSSDGLYQYLSNQEVVSQVESFMEKFPDGDPAQHLIEELLFRAAKKAGMDFHELLDIPQGDRRKYHDDVTVMVVSLEGRIWKSSGKYL from the exons ATGGGAAACGGAGTGTCGAGCCTGTTCTCCTGCTTCAAAGCAAGGAACCAGGCGGACCAAACCGATAACCCGAACCCGGAGGTGGTTTTCGCGGCTTCTGAGCCGTTGGATGAAACCCTAGGCCATTCTTTCTGCTACGTCCGATCTTCAGCTCGCTTTCTCTCTCCTACTCACTCCGATCGCTTTCTCTCTCCTTCCAGTTCTCTCCGCTTCTCTCCTTCTCACACAAACGACGCCGTTCCTGCTTCTTGCAAGACCCGACCCGGTTTACACGAGCCTCCTCCTGCTGCTGCTGCTTCTACTGCTACTGCTACGACTACCTTTCGGGCCATTTCCGGAGCTTCGGTTAGTGCTAACAGCTCAACTCCCAGAACAGTCCTTCAGCTTGACAATATTTACGACGATGCCACTGACGCTGTTCTCACCACCGGCGTCACTTCCGGCGGCGGCGTCAGGGGTAGTATCGTCAACGGCTTCGAGAGCACCTCGTCGTTTTGCGCTCTCCCCCTCCAGCCCGTGCCACGTGGCGGCGGCATGGACCCGGTCATGGAGCGGGAGCGGGGCGGGTTCTTCCTCTCGGGTCCAATCGAGCGCGGCGCTCTCTCCGGCCCACTCGACTCATCCTCCGCCACCGCCGCCGATAGCGGAGGCGTTCCGTTCTCGGCTCCGCTCGGTGGCATGTACgtaagaaggaagaagaagaagggcaTTTCGGGGATTCGGAAGGCGTTGTCGTGGGAGAAGAAGCGGCCGTGGGTTGTGCCGGTGCTCAATTTCGTGGGCCGCAAGGAAGGCGGTTCGGGTAATGCGAATGCAGACGATTCGGAGGCCAGAAATGAGTCGGATAACGTTCAGTGGGCGCTCGGCAAAGCCGGCGAGGACCGAGTCCACGTCGTGGTCTCGGAGGAGCAAGGGTGGTTGTTCGTCGGAATATATGACGGCTTCAACGGCCCCGACGCCCCGGAATTCTTGATGGGTAATCTCTATCGTGCCGTATACAATCAACTCCAAGGCTTGTTTTGGGAAATTGaccaacaacaacagcaacaagaGCCTGAGCTACCTAGTGATGACATTAATATTAGTGTAattaataatgatgatgatgcttaTAGTAACAACATTAATAACGAGAACAACAATCCAGTAAATGTAGCTTTAGAAAGTGAAGAGAACTCTGGAAATAGGAATGCTTTCGTTTCGAATTTGGAATCAGACCCAATTTCTGGTGATAGAGGAACGGTGGCAGTGCCGAAGAAAGTGACGTTTCAATCGGAGGAGGGGATAGAGGTGAGGAGGAGGCGGCTTTGGGAATTTTTGGCTGAGGATGATGCGGAAGACGGCCTAGATCTTTCTGGGTCAGATAGGTTTGCATTTTCGGTGGATGATGCGCTTAGAGTGAGCAATGCGGGTTCGGCTGTGAGTAGACGGTGGCTGCTGCTGTCGAAATTGAAGCAGGGGTTGTCGAAGCACAAGGAGGGTCATGGTGGGAGGTTGTTTCCATGGAGTTTTCGAttggaggagaaagagaaggtTGAGGTTGAGAATAGAGTGGAGGAGAAGTCTTCTAGGAGTGGGAGGAAGCGGAAGGAGGGACCCGTGGATCACGAATTGGTTCTGAAGGCATTGTCTCAGGCTCTCGAACTGACAGAGCTTGCGTATTTGGATATGACGGATAAGGTAATTGATACCAATCCAGAGCTTGCATTGATGGGTTCGTGTTTGTTGGTTGTGTTAATGAGGGATGAGGATGTGTATGTGATGAATGTGGGTGATAGTAGGGCTATTGTTGCGCAGTATGAGCCGCAAGAGGTTGGTTCGAGTATGATTGGGTCAAGCATTGAGGGTATTGCTGAGGAGTCCTCAGCTGTGGGTGAAAAGGCAATTAAGGCCCCAAATGAGGCTCTGGCTCAGGCTCAAGCAATGAGATTGGTGGCATTGCAGCTTTCTACTGATCACAGCACAAGCATTGAAGAG GAAGTCATAAGAATCAAGAATGAGCACCCAGATGATAAACATTGCATTGTCAATGATAGAGTAAAAGGTCGTCTCAAGGTCACCAGAGCGTTTGGGGCAGGATCTCTGAAACAG CCCAGATGGAATGATGCACTGCTGGAAATGTTTAGGAATGAGTACATTGGCACTGCACCTTACATATCCTGCTTGCCTTCTCTTCGCCACCATAGACTCTGTCCTAGAGACCAGTTCTTAGTTCTCTCATCTGATGGTCTGTATCAATATCTGAGTAATCAAGAAGTGGTTTCGCAAGTTGAGAGTTTCATGGAGAAGTTCCCTGATGGAGATCCTGCACAACATTTGATAGAGGAGCTTCTTTTCCGCGCTGCCAAGAAAGCTG
- the LOC115971264 gene encoding protein phosphatase 2C 29 isoform X2, with protein sequence MGNGVSSLFSCFKARNQADQTDNPNPEVVFAASEPLDETLGHSFCYVRSSARFLSPTHSDRFLSPSSSLRFSPSHTNDAVPASCKTRPGLHEPPPAAAASTATATTTFRAISGASVSANSSTPRTVLQLDNIYDDATDAVLTTGVTSGGGVRGSIVNGFESTSSFCALPLQPVPRGGGMDPVMERERGGFFLSGPIERGALSGPLDSSSATAADSGGVPFSAPLGGMYVRRKKKKGISGIRKALSWEKKRPWVVPVLNFVGRKEGGSGNANADDSEARNESDNVQWALGKAGEDRVHVVVSEEQGWLFVGIYDGFNGPDAPEFLMGNLYRAVYNQLQGLFWEIDQQQQQQEPELPSDDINISVINNDDDAYSNNINNENNNPVNVALESEENSGNRNAFVSNLESDPISGDRGTVAVPKKVTFQSEEGIEVRRRRLWEFLAEDDAEDGLDLSGSDRFAFSVDDALRVSNAGSAVSRRWLLLSKLKQGLSKHKEGHGGRLFPWSFRLEEKEKVEVENRVEEKSSRSGRKRKEGPVDHELVLKALSQALELTELAYLDMTDKVIDTNPELALMGSCLLVVLMRDEDVYVMNVGDSRAIVAQYEPQEVGSSMIGSSIEGIAEESSAVGEKAIKAPNEALAQAQAMRLVALQLSTDHSTSIEEEVIRIKNEHPDDKHCIVNDRVKGRLKVTRAFGAGSLKQME encoded by the exons ATGGGAAACGGAGTGTCGAGCCTGTTCTCCTGCTTCAAAGCAAGGAACCAGGCGGACCAAACCGATAACCCGAACCCGGAGGTGGTTTTCGCGGCTTCTGAGCCGTTGGATGAAACCCTAGGCCATTCTTTCTGCTACGTCCGATCTTCAGCTCGCTTTCTCTCTCCTACTCACTCCGATCGCTTTCTCTCTCCTTCCAGTTCTCTCCGCTTCTCTCCTTCTCACACAAACGACGCCGTTCCTGCTTCTTGCAAGACCCGACCCGGTTTACACGAGCCTCCTCCTGCTGCTGCTGCTTCTACTGCTACTGCTACGACTACCTTTCGGGCCATTTCCGGAGCTTCGGTTAGTGCTAACAGCTCAACTCCCAGAACAGTCCTTCAGCTTGACAATATTTACGACGATGCCACTGACGCTGTTCTCACCACCGGCGTCACTTCCGGCGGCGGCGTCAGGGGTAGTATCGTCAACGGCTTCGAGAGCACCTCGTCGTTTTGCGCTCTCCCCCTCCAGCCCGTGCCACGTGGCGGCGGCATGGACCCGGTCATGGAGCGGGAGCGGGGCGGGTTCTTCCTCTCGGGTCCAATCGAGCGCGGCGCTCTCTCCGGCCCACTCGACTCATCCTCCGCCACCGCCGCCGATAGCGGAGGCGTTCCGTTCTCGGCTCCGCTCGGTGGCATGTACgtaagaaggaagaagaagaagggcaTTTCGGGGATTCGGAAGGCGTTGTCGTGGGAGAAGAAGCGGCCGTGGGTTGTGCCGGTGCTCAATTTCGTGGGCCGCAAGGAAGGCGGTTCGGGTAATGCGAATGCAGACGATTCGGAGGCCAGAAATGAGTCGGATAACGTTCAGTGGGCGCTCGGCAAAGCCGGCGAGGACCGAGTCCACGTCGTGGTCTCGGAGGAGCAAGGGTGGTTGTTCGTCGGAATATATGACGGCTTCAACGGCCCCGACGCCCCGGAATTCTTGATGGGTAATCTCTATCGTGCCGTATACAATCAACTCCAAGGCTTGTTTTGGGAAATTGaccaacaacaacagcaacaagaGCCTGAGCTACCTAGTGATGACATTAATATTAGTGTAattaataatgatgatgatgcttaTAGTAACAACATTAATAACGAGAACAACAATCCAGTAAATGTAGCTTTAGAAAGTGAAGAGAACTCTGGAAATAGGAATGCTTTCGTTTCGAATTTGGAATCAGACCCAATTTCTGGTGATAGAGGAACGGTGGCAGTGCCGAAGAAAGTGACGTTTCAATCGGAGGAGGGGATAGAGGTGAGGAGGAGGCGGCTTTGGGAATTTTTGGCTGAGGATGATGCGGAAGACGGCCTAGATCTTTCTGGGTCAGATAGGTTTGCATTTTCGGTGGATGATGCGCTTAGAGTGAGCAATGCGGGTTCGGCTGTGAGTAGACGGTGGCTGCTGCTGTCGAAATTGAAGCAGGGGTTGTCGAAGCACAAGGAGGGTCATGGTGGGAGGTTGTTTCCATGGAGTTTTCGAttggaggagaaagagaaggtTGAGGTTGAGAATAGAGTGGAGGAGAAGTCTTCTAGGAGTGGGAGGAAGCGGAAGGAGGGACCCGTGGATCACGAATTGGTTCTGAAGGCATTGTCTCAGGCTCTCGAACTGACAGAGCTTGCGTATTTGGATATGACGGATAAGGTAATTGATACCAATCCAGAGCTTGCATTGATGGGTTCGTGTTTGTTGGTTGTGTTAATGAGGGATGAGGATGTGTATGTGATGAATGTGGGTGATAGTAGGGCTATTGTTGCGCAGTATGAGCCGCAAGAGGTTGGTTCGAGTATGATTGGGTCAAGCATTGAGGGTATTGCTGAGGAGTCCTCAGCTGTGGGTGAAAAGGCAATTAAGGCCCCAAATGAGGCTCTGGCTCAGGCTCAAGCAATGAGATTGGTGGCATTGCAGCTTTCTACTGATCACAGCACAAGCATTGAAGAG GAAGTCATAAGAATCAAGAATGAGCACCCAGATGATAAACATTGCATTGTCAATGATAGAGTAAAAGGTCGTCTCAAGGTCACCAGAGCGTTTGGGGCAGGATCTCTGAAACAG ATGGAATGA